ATGCCACCCTGCGGGACAGACCCCCTGGTGCCTTGGTTGGACGAGGTTCGCGCATACCTTCCGATCGCAGGAATCCGGAAGGTTCATCGCGGCTGTCCATGTGTACAACCGACCATACCTGGCCCCGCTGTCCGCATTCCCATTGTAATGCCAAGAACTGTCCACGCGGAAATTCAAGTTCTCCGCCATCCAGGTTTGCGTGCCGATCGTCACCGTCTTGTAGGTCTGGCCACCATGGGTGAGGCTGCCGTAGGAGATCGCGGCGTTCCAGGGAATTTCCTTCTCGAGCATCGCGGAGGAGATCTTGTACGTTTCCGAAATGACAACACTTGATCTAGAGCCGGACTTCACGGCGATCGCCTTCAAGGTCTGGCCCGCACCGACCTGTACAGGGGTCGTGTATCTGGTGGAGGATGCCGTGGGGATGGTCCCGTCCGTCGTGTAGAAGATGTCCGCACCGCTGGTGGCCGTGGTGAGGGTCACGCGCGGAATCGCGAGAAAGGCTCCGCCAATCGGACTGAACACCGGCGCATCGACGGTGCCCATCGAGGCCGAGGGAAGGGTATCGCGAGACCCCTGTGTTTGCGGGTTGGTGGATGCGCTGTCGCTGTCGCACGAGGCGAACAGACTCAAGGCGGCAAGCAGAAACAGTCGAGGGAACCGAGTCAAGGAAAAGTGCACGGGAAGAATCTCCTTTGGTTGGCTCCAAGAAGCTTAACAAACCACCAACTTCGATTGTTCGATCAAAGAGTGATTTGACAACACAAGATCGGAGCCGGAAAAAGTTCTCCGAGCCAGACTCTGTCCACGACTCAAATCGGCGGGAGCCCCTCAGGACTCCCGCCGATCCTCCCCCGCTACCCGCAGCCCGTTCCCGGCTCGCGCACCTTGCCGCATCCACAGGCGCTGCCCAGTCCGTTGCGACGCGCCCGCAGCTTGGCCACGTCCTGGCCACCGTACACGGTTTCCAGCGCGTCGTCGATCAGGCCTTCCATCTCGCAGACCGCCACGCCCTTGGCTTCCAAGGCCTTGCGCGGGGCTTCGCCCGCCGCCGCCACCAAGATGGCGCGGCAGTCGGCCACCACATCCGCCAGTTCGTCCCAGCGAGAGCCGCCGGATCCCGGCGATGGGCACGGGCGATCTTCGATCAGACGGAATCCGTCCTCGGAGCGCTCCCAGATCTGGACGCGATCGGCCACGCCCAGGTGTTGGTTCACCAGCACACCTTCCTGCGTGGCCACCGCCACGTAGGGCCGGTCCCGCGCCACTTCGTCTCGCGCCTCGTCCATGAGCGCGGCGAATTCGCGGGAGCGGTCCTCCTCCAGAAGACCCACGGCATCGGCACGGCAGCGCTGGCAGTGCATCATCTGCTTGAGGTACTTGCCGGATCCGCGGCGTGCGCGGTGCATCATGTTGGCATCGGGCTCGGAAAGGTCCTCGAACAGCGCTCCGGGAGCCGGAGTCATGGGGATCAGGTTGTGGACATCCGCGCCAAGCTCGGACACCACGCGAGCGATGTCTTCCACATGATGGTCGTTGATGCCCGGAACGATCACGGTGTTGATCTTCACTTCGATGCCGTGGCTTTTGAACATCGGGATGGCAGCCAACTGGCGCTCCATCAAAAGCTTGGCGCCTTCGATGCCCCGATAGGTCTTCTTGCCATCGCGCACCCAGGCGTAGACCTTCGCACCCACTTCCGGATCCACCGCATTGATGGTGATGGTCATGTGCGAGACGCGCACTTCCGCCAGGCCGTTGACGACCTCTTCCGTGAGGCCCAAGCCGTTGGAAGAAACGCACAAAAGCATTTCCGGAGCCGTGTCGCGGATCAGACGCAAGGTTTCCATGGTCACGTCGGTGTTCGCGAACGGATCGCCCGGACCCGCGATACCGCAAACCGCGATGCGAGGTTCGGCGGCGATGGCCCGGTGCAGGTAGGCGGCGGCCTCCTTGGGGGCCAGCACGCGACTGGAAACACCCGGACGGCTCTCGTTGGGACAATCCGTTTTGCGCGAGC
This DNA window, taken from Fibrobacterota bacterium, encodes the following:
- a CDS encoding chitobiase/beta-hexosaminidase C-terminal domain-containing protein translates to MHFSLTRFPRLFLLAALSLFASCDSDSASTNPQTQGSRDTLPSASMGTVDAPVFSPIGGAFLAIPRVTLTTATSGADIFYTTDGTIPTASSTRYTTPVQVGAGQTLKAIAVKSGSRSSVVISETYKISSAMLEKEIPWNAAISYGSLTHGGQTYKTVTIGTQTWMAENLNFRVDSSWHYNGNADSGARYGRLYTWTAAMNLPDSCDRKVCANLVQPRHQGVCPAGWHVPGNSEWSTLLATVGGESYAGTKFKSTNGWWDFDRPGYGTDTYGFRLLPGGFRYYNGTYEDIVSDAYLWSSSESDAASATRYNVNSGNTNMVARSLQKYLAYSVRCLKDSP
- a CDS encoding radical SAM protein, which translates into the protein MVETRLPVERHPCFSEGKKHEFGRIHLPVAPKCNIQCAYCSRKTDCPNESRPGVSSRVLAPKEAAAYLHRAIAAEPRIAVCGIAGPGDPFANTDVTMETLRLIRDTAPEMLLCVSSNGLGLTEEVVNGLAEVRVSHMTITINAVDPEVGAKVYAWVRDGKKTYRGIEGAKLLMERQLAAIPMFKSHGIEVKINTVIVPGINDHHVEDIARVVSELGADVHNLIPMTPAPGALFEDLSEPDANMMHRARRGSGKYLKQMMHCQRCRADAVGLLEEDRSREFAALMDEARDEVARDRPYVAVATQEGVLVNQHLGVADRVQIWERSEDGFRLIEDRPCPSPGSGGSRWDELADVVADCRAILVAAAGEAPRKALEAKGVAVCEMEGLIDDALETVYGGQDVAKLRARRNGLGSACGCGKVREPGTGCG